One window from the genome of Choloepus didactylus isolate mChoDid1 chromosome 2, mChoDid1.pri, whole genome shotgun sequence encodes:
- the DUSP23 gene encoding dual specificity protein phosphatase 23 — protein MPAMGVEPPNFSWVLPGRLAGLALPRLPAHYQFLWDLGVRHLVSLTERRPPHSDSCPGLTLHRFRIPDFCPPAPDQIDSFIQLVDEANARREAVGVHCALGFGRTGTMLACYLVKEWGLTAGDAIAEIRRLRPGSIETYDQEKAVFQFYQRTK, from the exons ATGCCCG CAATGGGCGTAGAGCCCCCCAACTTCTCGTGGGTGCTCCCTGGCCGGCTGGCGGGGCTGGCGCTGCCGCGGCTCCCCGCCCACTACCAGTTCCTGTGGGACCTGGGCGTGCGGCACTTGGTGTCCTTGACGGAGCGCAGGCCTCCCCACAGCGACAGCTGCCCGGGGCTCACCCTGCACCGGTTTCGCATCCCAGACTTCTGCCCGCCGGCCCCGGACCAGATCGACAGCTTCATACAGCTAGTGGACGAGGCCAACGCTCGGAGAGAG GCAGTGGGAGTGCACTGTGCTCTGGGCTTTGGCCGCACCGGCACCATGCTGGCTTGTTACCTGGTGAAGGAGTGGGGCCTGACTGCAGGAGACGCCATCGCTGAAATCAGGCGCCTTCGACCCGGCTCCATTGAGACCTACGATCAGGAGAAAGCGGTCTTCCAGTTCTACCAGCGAACCAAATAA